In a genomic window of Onychostoma macrolepis isolate SWU-2019 chromosome 08, ASM1243209v1, whole genome shotgun sequence:
- the LOC131545754 gene encoding uncharacterized protein LOC131545754 isoform X2, protein MAKRCVFGCLPNKTLFSIPRLPWLRSRWLEFLHFEEEGLTVNSRLCSRHFTPECFQNLTQHRMGFAKVLYLKNTAVPSVYTVGASQSMKPLSRDVGCQCIAQTPKKSISVQASFPVPKPKRRSKAVQVKSSEHADNVCADLETPELTSTPIKRLRMEESVDDFNCRALATLKQPKDFTYEPGITEDDDIYCAKPGSHTVMNMSDSRVLDTKLEN, encoded by the exons ATGGCAAAGAGGTGTGTTTTCGGTTGTTTGCCGAACAAAACTCTTTTCAGTATCCCACGGCTGCCTTGGCTACGGTCCCGCTGGCTTGAGTTCCTGCACTTTGAGGAGGAAGGGTTAACGGTGAACTCGCGGCTGTGTTCGAGGCATTTCACGCCCGAGTGTTTCCAGAATTTAACCCAGCACCGGATGGGTTTCGCCAAAGTCTTGTATCTGAAGAACACCGCTGTTCCGTCGGTATACACGGTTGGTGCATCACAAAGTATGAAG CCTCTGTCGAGGGATGTGGGATGCCAGTGCATCGCTCAAACTCCGAAAAAGAGCATCTCGGTTCAAGCATCATTCCCGGTCCCTAAACCGAAGCGACGCAGTAAAG CTGTTCAAGTGAAATCTTCAGAGCATGCTGATAATGTTTGCGCCGATCTGGAAACACCGGAGCTCACATCAACGCCAATTAAACGGCTGCGAATGGAAGAAAGCGTAGATGATTTCAACTGCAGGGCGCTGGCGACCCTGAAACAACCGAAGGACTTCACCTATGAGCCTGGAATCACAGAAGACGATGACAT aTATTGTGCCAAACCTGGAAGTCACACAGTGATGAATATGAGTGACAGTAGGGTGTTGGACACTAAATTAGAAAATTGA
- the LOC131545754 gene encoding uncharacterized protein LOC131545754 isoform X1 gives MAKRCVFGCLPNKTLFSIPRLPWLRSRWLEFLHFEEEGLTVNSRLCSRHFTPECFQNLTQHRMGFAKVLYLKNTAVPSVYTVGASQSMKPLSRDVGCQCIAQTPKKSISVQASFPVPKPKRRSKAAVQVKSSEHADNVCADLETPELTSTPIKRLRMEESVDDFNCRALATLKQPKDFTYEPGITEDDDIYCAKPGSHTVMNMSDSRVLDTKLEN, from the exons ATGGCAAAGAGGTGTGTTTTCGGTTGTTTGCCGAACAAAACTCTTTTCAGTATCCCACGGCTGCCTTGGCTACGGTCCCGCTGGCTTGAGTTCCTGCACTTTGAGGAGGAAGGGTTAACGGTGAACTCGCGGCTGTGTTCGAGGCATTTCACGCCCGAGTGTTTCCAGAATTTAACCCAGCACCGGATGGGTTTCGCCAAAGTCTTGTATCTGAAGAACACCGCTGTTCCGTCGGTATACACGGTTGGTGCATCACAAAGTATGAAG CCTCTGTCGAGGGATGTGGGATGCCAGTGCATCGCTCAAACTCCGAAAAAGAGCATCTCGGTTCAAGCATCATTCCCGGTCCCTAAACCGAAGCGACGCAGTAAAG CAGCTGTTCAAGTGAAATCTTCAGAGCATGCTGATAATGTTTGCGCCGATCTGGAAACACCGGAGCTCACATCAACGCCAATTAAACGGCTGCGAATGGAAGAAAGCGTAGATGATTTCAACTGCAGGGCGCTGGCGACCCTGAAACAACCGAAGGACTTCACCTATGAGCCTGGAATCACAGAAGACGATGACAT aTATTGTGCCAAACCTGGAAGTCACACAGTGATGAATATGAGTGACAGTAGGGTGTTGGACACTAAATTAGAAAATTGA